The proteins below come from a single Gordonia sp. X0973 genomic window:
- a CDS encoding glutamate ABC transporter substrate-binding protein, with amino-acid sequence MRSRILLTLALVSLTASGCVRFTAPPSNPPLTTVNMPTPPGVVVQRPGDKTSGESDADNCNRLASLSPNPLPPPGQMPPRTPMAEIATSGRLIVGIDTGSNPFSFRDPLTGDLRGFDVDLAREISRAIFNDPNRIEFRVMRSADRVAALEKREVDMVVKTMSITCERRKHVEFSTPYYVAAQRILAVNRSSINSAADLAGKWVCVATGATSSQRLRRIVPTVSLVETATWADCLVLLQQATVDAVSTDDAILAGLAAQDPWLHLVGPSLGEEYYGIGISKGRDDLVRFVNGVLADLMSSGRWREISDEWLSILGSQLILPKPVYRD; translated from the coding sequence ATGAGGTCCCGCATCCTGCTCACGCTGGCGCTGGTGTCGCTCACCGCGTCGGGCTGCGTGCGGTTCACCGCGCCGCCCAGCAACCCGCCGCTGACGACGGTGAACATGCCGACCCCGCCCGGCGTCGTGGTCCAACGTCCCGGCGACAAGACCTCCGGTGAATCCGATGCCGACAACTGCAACCGACTCGCCAGTCTGAGCCCCAACCCGCTCCCGCCGCCGGGCCAGATGCCGCCGCGCACACCGATGGCCGAGATCGCGACGAGCGGTCGACTGATCGTTGGCATCGACACCGGTTCCAATCCGTTCAGCTTCCGCGATCCGCTCACCGGCGATCTACGCGGGTTCGACGTCGACCTGGCCCGCGAGATCAGCCGGGCCATCTTCAACGATCCCAACCGCATCGAGTTCCGGGTGATGCGCTCGGCCGACCGGGTCGCCGCGCTCGAGAAGCGCGAGGTCGACATGGTCGTCAAGACCATGAGCATCACCTGCGAGCGCCGCAAGCACGTCGAGTTCTCCACCCCGTACTACGTTGCGGCGCAACGCATCCTGGCCGTCAACAGATCGTCGATCAACTCGGCCGCCGATCTCGCCGGGAAATGGGTGTGCGTGGCGACCGGGGCGACGTCGTCGCAACGCCTGCGCCGGATCGTGCCGACCGTCTCGCTGGTGGAGACCGCGACCTGGGCCGACTGCCTGGTGCTGCTCCAGCAGGCCACCGTCGACGCCGTGTCCACCGACGACGCGATCCTCGCCGGGCTCGCGGCGCAGGACCCGTGGCTGCACCTGGTCGGGCCCAGCCTCGGCGAGGAGTATTACGGCATCGGCATCAGCAAGGGTCGCGACGACCTCGTCCGCTTCGTCAACGGCGTGCTCGCGGACCTCATGTCGTCGGGTCGCTGGCGAGAGATCTCCGACGAATGGCTGTCGATCCTCGGTTCGCAACTCATCCTCCCCAAGCCGGTCTATCGGGATTGA
- a CDS encoding NUDIX hydrolase produces MRGDGDGWVFDPDGSRYWGRHGAAGLLLRARRADGVAVVLLQHRAVWSHQGGTWALPGGARDSHESVVDTAIREADEEAGIGHHDLAVRLEVVTAETASGWTYTTVIADVESPLATVANGESTELRWVPTADVDSLPLHPGFARSWATLRAHLDALA; encoded by the coding sequence GTGCGCGGAGACGGTGACGGTTGGGTGTTCGACCCGGACGGCTCGCGGTACTGGGGTCGCCACGGCGCGGCCGGTCTGCTGCTGCGCGCGCGGCGGGCCGACGGGGTGGCCGTCGTCCTGCTCCAGCACCGTGCTGTGTGGTCCCATCAGGGCGGCACCTGGGCGCTGCCCGGGGGCGCCCGCGATTCCCACGAGAGCGTCGTCGACACCGCGATCCGCGAGGCCGACGAGGAGGCCGGCATCGGTCACCACGACCTGGCGGTGCGCCTGGAGGTCGTCACCGCCGAGACGGCCAGCGGATGGACCTATACGACGGTGATCGCCGACGTGGAGTCGCCGCTGGCCACCGTCGCCAACGGCGAGTCGACCGAACTCCGCTGGGTGCCGACCGCCGACGTCGACTCATTGCCGCTGCACCCCGGTTTCGCGCGCAGCTGGGCGACGTTGCGCGCCCACCTGGACGCGCTCGCCTGA
- a CDS encoding haloacid dehalogenase type II gives MRDTNEISALLFDLQGTATDFYTPVSAALRQAFPGADVDELVSRWRAAYFEQTGPDSPADEQWVSVHAIYRTALDEVLREAGIDADDELCEGLARSWQRLEPWPDSVTGLARLRSRFTTATLSNADVAAAVRIVKHAGLPFDAVFTAEMAGAFKPDPRTYLTAARYLDTPPEQIMMVACHKYDLRAAASLGFATAFVARPDEFGPGGSPDTSFDDEFTVNATDFDDLADQLGC, from the coding sequence GTGAGGGACACCAACGAAATCTCGGCACTTCTCTTCGATCTACAGGGCACCGCGACGGATTTCTACACCCCGGTGAGCGCGGCTCTGCGCCAGGCTTTCCCCGGCGCCGATGTGGACGAATTGGTGAGCCGCTGGCGTGCGGCCTATTTCGAGCAGACCGGACCGGATTCGCCCGCCGACGAACAGTGGGTCTCGGTCCACGCCATCTACCGGACCGCGCTCGACGAGGTGCTGCGCGAGGCCGGGATCGACGCCGACGACGAGCTCTGCGAAGGTCTCGCACGAAGCTGGCAGCGCCTCGAGCCGTGGCCCGACTCGGTGACCGGACTGGCCCGGCTGCGCTCCCGCTTCACGACGGCGACGCTGTCCAATGCCGACGTCGCCGCAGCGGTGCGGATCGTGAAGCATGCGGGCCTGCCGTTCGACGCGGTCTTCACCGCGGAGATGGCCGGCGCCTTCAAACCCGACCCGCGCACCTACCTGACCGCGGCGCGCTACCTGGACACCCCGCCGGAGCAGATCATGATGGTCGCCTGCCACAAGTACGACCTGCGCGCCGCGGCGAGCCTGGGATTCGCCACCGCTTTCGTCGCCCGCCCCGACGAGTTCGGCCCGGGCGGATCGCCGGACACTTCATTCGACGACGAGTTCACCGTCAACGCCACCGACTTCGACGACCTCGCCGATCAGCTGGGCTGCTGA
- a CDS encoding DUF222 domain-containing protein yields the protein MTVEPALPDEPLLPQSPTDLIATIRAAVDKLATAVWAAETEDELLAAARSLEAVRCAQEGVDAQLFTEINDRCAYARDGFTHPMTWLAKGLRLGRSEAKKRYRRAEKIARLTGMTGETRAPEFPATAAAVAEGVVSGAHVDEIRAVIRRIPAKLPVEVVEQAERDLAAMAADLTPQELRKAGICLLTYLDPDGALCDERDRKRQRTITIGSQDQQLMSRLLGNLTPTLRAKIELIFAGMAAPGMNNRDDDEQQRLFGSIDELGSDDASQARLADARQRDRRSPEQRAHDALEAMCDYVIGHEGLGRPNRIATQLVFTAPLADIVKRAGTALSTTGTLVPVRDLVELAARADQSLVVFQNHTTEVLYHGRSKRKATFGQRLAIFARDRGGTAPDDDTPFIFTEAHHLPDWAKGGRTDVDKLAAASGRHNRRVGDGPGQWETTFRRHGPQAGRVEWRLRDGRGELGRPRINDSHHPQDLAHQSIRRLRARFTEGDPTRPNRNRVNSTPVKPVPSETSGVEARLCTRLGYAIL from the coding sequence ATGACCGTCGAGCCCGCGTTGCCGGACGAACCCTTGTTGCCGCAGTCTCCGACCGACCTGATCGCAACGATTCGGGCTGCCGTGGACAAGCTCGCGACCGCAGTGTGGGCGGCCGAGACCGAAGATGAGTTGCTGGCGGCCGCACGTTCCCTGGAGGCCGTGCGCTGTGCGCAGGAGGGCGTCGATGCCCAGTTGTTCACCGAGATCAACGACCGCTGTGCGTACGCTCGCGACGGTTTCACCCACCCGATGACATGGCTGGCCAAAGGGCTGCGACTCGGTCGATCGGAAGCCAAGAAGCGGTACCGGCGCGCGGAGAAGATCGCTCGGCTCACCGGCATGACCGGGGAGACGCGAGCACCGGAGTTTCCAGCTACGGCGGCGGCTGTGGCCGAGGGCGTTGTCAGTGGTGCCCACGTCGACGAGATCCGCGCCGTCATCCGCCGGATTCCGGCCAAGTTGCCCGTCGAGGTCGTCGAGCAGGCCGAGCGGGACCTGGCCGCGATGGCGGCCGACCTGACCCCGCAGGAGCTTCGTAAGGCCGGGATTTGCCTGCTGACTTACCTCGACCCCGACGGGGCCCTATGTGACGAGCGGGACCGCAAGCGTCAGCGCACGATCACCATCGGGAGCCAGGACCAGCAGCTGATGTCCAGGCTCCTGGGGAACCTCACCCCGACGCTGCGCGCGAAGATCGAGCTGATCTTCGCCGGTATGGCCGCACCGGGAATGAACAACCGTGACGACGACGAGCAGCAGCGCCTATTCGGTTCGATCGACGAGCTGGGGTCTGACGACGCGTCGCAGGCGCGACTGGCCGACGCCCGGCAACGGGATCGACGCAGCCCAGAGCAGCGCGCCCACGATGCGCTCGAGGCGATGTGCGACTACGTCATCGGTCACGAGGGACTCGGCAGGCCGAATCGCATCGCCACCCAGCTGGTGTTCACCGCCCCGCTCGCCGACATCGTCAAGCGCGCGGGGACCGCCCTGTCCACGACCGGCACCTTGGTCCCAGTCCGCGACCTGGTGGAGTTGGCCGCCCGGGCCGACCAGTCGCTCGTCGTATTCCAGAATCACACCACCGAGGTGCTGTATCACGGCCGCTCCAAGCGGAAGGCCACCTTCGGTCAGCGCCTGGCGATCTTCGCCCGGGATCGTGGCGGTACGGCCCCCGACGACGACACCCCATTCATCTTCACCGAGGCCCACCACCTGCCCGACTGGGCCAAGGGCGGACGCACCGACGTCGACAAGCTGGCTGCCGCCTCGGGTCGTCACAACCGCCGGGTCGGCGACGGGCCCGGCCAGTGGGAGACGACCTTCCGACGGCACGGGCCGCAGGCCGGACGAGTCGAATGGCGGTTGCGCGACGGCCGCGGCGAGCTCGGCCGGCCGAGGATCAACGACAGCCATCATCCGCAGGACCTCGCCCATCAGAGCATCCGGCGATTGCGGGCCCGGTTCACCGAAGGGGACCCGACCCGCCCGAATCGGAACCGCGTGAACTCGACCCCGGTCAAGCCGGTCCCGAGTGAGACGTCGGGCGTGGAAGCGCGGCTGTGTACCCGGCTCGGCTACGCCATCCTGTGA